In one Pseudomonas sp. R84 genomic region, the following are encoded:
- a CDS encoding LysR family transcriptional regulator — MDWSDVRIFLAIARSGSLGAAAKLLGVSHPTVGRRLQVLEQSSGQPIFLRTTQGLVLTDSGEKLLSLAQEMEQSALAIERRLAGGSAQPEGVLRISCADWFACYVLAPVLSELGRRYPLIVPEVIAGHRLFDLARRDADIAFRIVPFTEPDIVHRKLISLSYGLYTAVGSADPEPQGEGVGLITMSVAQSHYPDVQWLQQRYPLARTLFTSSSRTVQAQMCTQGQGVAVLPRALGDQLTALRLIDPHEPPPGRDIWMGYHQDMRQMDSLRALADLASIMIGNQACG; from the coding sequence ATGGACTGGAGTGATGTGCGGATCTTTCTCGCGATTGCCCGCAGTGGGTCATTGGGCGCTGCTGCCAAGCTGTTGGGTGTTAGCCATCCGACCGTGGGGCGGCGCTTGCAGGTGCTTGAGCAGTCCAGTGGCCAGCCCATTTTCCTGCGTACCACCCAAGGTTTGGTACTGACCGACAGCGGAGAGAAGCTGCTCAGCCTAGCGCAGGAAATGGAGCAGAGTGCGTTGGCCATCGAAAGGCGCCTGGCGGGCGGCAGCGCCCAGCCAGAAGGTGTGTTGCGCATTTCTTGCGCTGACTGGTTTGCCTGTTATGTGCTGGCCCCCGTCCTCAGTGAACTGGGGCGACGTTACCCTCTGATTGTGCCTGAGGTTATCGCCGGGCATCGATTGTTTGACCTGGCTCGTCGCGACGCCGATATCGCGTTTCGAATCGTCCCTTTCACCGAACCCGATATTGTTCACCGCAAGCTGATCTCCCTGAGCTATGGGTTATACACGGCCGTCGGATCTGCTGATCCCGAGCCACAGGGCGAGGGGGTTGGTTTGATTACCATGAGTGTTGCCCAGTCTCATTATCCCGATGTGCAGTGGCTGCAGCAGCGTTACCCTCTGGCGCGTACCTTGTTCACCAGTAGCAGCCGCACAGTCCAGGCGCAAATGTGCACGCAGGGGCAGGGCGTTGCCGTATTGCCCCGCGCCTTGGGTGACCAATTAACGGCGCTGCGGTTGATTGATCCGCACGAGCCGCCACCGGGTCGCGACATATGGATGGGCTACCACCAGGACATGCGCCAGATGGACAGCCTTCGTGCTCTTGCCGATCTTGCTTCCATCATGATCGGCAATCAGGCATGCGGTTGA
- a CDS encoding MFS transporter, which translates to MFTILLVGAFLPPLDFFIVNVALPSIQQSLGTASSAEQLIISSYAALYAVTLITGGRLGDIYGRMRMFFVGLVGFAVASLICGVAESPWVLIAGRSLQGVTAAIMAPQALASVQAIFPDSEKPLALSLYGAVFGLASVVGQALGGILISLNLMNLGWRAIFLVNLPIALLVILVAIPVVKETHAPQTSKLDLGGTLLSMVTLAALIIPLIEGRESGWPLWAWLSLAAVPLLAWLFWRYEARLHQAQGAPLLNPAALRAPGLARALLVALTFYAIGVFFLLLSIYLQGALHTSPLNAGLVFLPFGAGFLLGPLSTPQFRRFLGAYVNPVGMGLEVLGFVLLAWLVAHTPMSASPAALPLAVILFLIGFGQGLALPTLMRMITGRVAPAYSGMIAGITSSTLQISTSLSVAIIGGIFYTLLGTDTDAAAITHAFTVSILCIAACLAVGAGLSLTLTRQPATDPQTAAMHPAE; encoded by the coding sequence ATGTTCACCATCTTGTTGGTCGGTGCATTTTTACCGCCGCTGGATTTTTTCATCGTCAACGTAGCGCTGCCTTCAATTCAGCAATCGCTAGGCACGGCCTCCTCCGCCGAACAGTTGATCATCTCCTCGTATGCGGCGCTTTATGCCGTGACACTGATTACCGGTGGACGGCTGGGTGACATCTATGGCCGCATGAGAATGTTCTTCGTTGGTCTGGTTGGCTTTGCCGTTGCCTCACTGATCTGCGGTGTAGCCGAGTCACCCTGGGTGTTGATCGCCGGACGTTCGCTGCAAGGCGTGACGGCAGCCATCATGGCACCTCAGGCACTCGCATCAGTGCAGGCGATATTCCCCGACTCCGAAAAGCCCTTGGCACTGAGCCTGTATGGCGCGGTCTTTGGTCTGGCTTCGGTAGTCGGCCAGGCACTTGGCGGAATATTGATATCGCTCAACCTGATGAACCTGGGCTGGCGGGCGATATTTCTGGTGAATTTACCGATTGCGTTACTGGTCATCCTTGTCGCCATTCCAGTGGTCAAGGAAACCCACGCACCACAGACAAGCAAGCTGGATCTGGGCGGAACGCTATTGTCGATGGTGACGCTTGCGGCTCTGATCATTCCTCTGATCGAGGGGCGTGAATCGGGTTGGCCTTTGTGGGCCTGGCTGTCGCTTGCAGCGGTGCCGCTGCTGGCCTGGCTGTTCTGGCGCTACGAAGCCCGCCTGCATCAAGCGCAAGGTGCTCCGTTGCTGAATCCTGCCGCACTGCGCGCGCCCGGTCTTGCCCGGGCACTGCTCGTCGCCCTCACCTTTTACGCGATCGGCGTGTTTTTCCTGCTGCTTTCCATTTATCTACAGGGAGCGCTGCACACGAGCCCACTCAATGCAGGCCTCGTCTTCCTTCCTTTCGGCGCGGGATTTTTGCTGGGACCGCTTTCCACCCCTCAGTTCAGGCGTTTTCTGGGGGCATACGTCAATCCCGTCGGAATGGGGCTTGAAGTGTTGGGATTTGTGCTCTTGGCCTGGCTCGTGGCGCACACGCCTATGTCCGCCAGCCCCGCTGCGCTGCCCCTTGCCGTCATTCTGTTTCTGATCGGTTTCGGACAAGGATTAGCCCTTCCGACATTGATGCGCATGATCACAGGACGTGTGGCACCCGCATACTCCGGCATGATTGCAGGCATTACCAGCTCCACCCTGCAAATCAGCACGTCACTGAGCGTGGCAATAATAGGCGGCATTTTCTACACCCTTCTAGGCACGGATACGGACGCGGCTGCCATCACCCACGCTTTCACCGTCTCCATACTCTGCATCGCAGCATGCCTGGCGGTAGGCGCGGGGTTGAGCCTTACCCTGACGCGCCAACCTGCTACTGATCCGCAAACGGCGGCCATGCACCCAGCAGAGTGA
- a CDS encoding MFS transporter, which translates to MTDCVCNTVSDRHCGVGADVEPATPAWMAVFSLAMGVFGLLTAEYLPASLLTLMATDLGVSEALAGQAVTVTAVVALFAGLLVPGLTRGIDRRWVLLGFSTLMVASNLLVAVSSSFAVLLLMRILLGIALGGFWSMAAAVAMRLVPSALLPRALSIIFSGIAIGTVVAVPLGSYLGGLYGWRSAFFAAAAVGMVTLAFQAFTLPRLAPRRPARLRTVLEVLQRPGIAMGMFGCVLVHSGHFAMFTYVRPFLEGTTGIGAQGLSLMLLGFGVANFVGTLLAGRLLERHPLATLVLMPALVGVAALALVLLPASVPGQALLLAVWGMAFGGVPVAWSNWVASAVPDQAESAGGMVVASVQSAIATGAAAGGAMFSLSGSAGVFVAAAVLMLLAALLIALRVRVTSAHGVRQSKPALHL; encoded by the coding sequence ATGACTGACTGTGTATGTAACACCGTATCCGACCGCCATTGCGGCGTCGGCGCGGACGTAGAACCTGCAACCCCGGCGTGGATGGCAGTATTTTCGTTGGCAATGGGTGTGTTCGGATTACTGACCGCTGAGTACCTTCCGGCCAGTTTGTTGACGCTGATGGCTACTGACCTGGGAGTGTCCGAAGCGCTGGCTGGCCAGGCGGTAACGGTAACTGCCGTGGTGGCGCTGTTCGCCGGCTTGTTGGTGCCAGGTCTGACCCGTGGTATCGACCGACGCTGGGTGTTGTTGGGTTTTTCGACGTTGATGGTCGCCTCCAATCTGTTGGTCGCCGTTTCCTCCAGCTTCGCGGTGCTGTTGTTGATGCGTATCTTGCTGGGCATTGCCCTTGGCGGGTTCTGGAGCATGGCGGCGGCGGTAGCGATGCGCTTGGTGCCGAGTGCCTTGTTGCCCCGGGCGCTGTCGATCATTTTCAGCGGCATCGCCATCGGCACGGTCGTTGCGGTGCCGCTGGGCAGCTATCTGGGTGGGCTGTATGGCTGGCGCAGCGCGTTCTTCGCCGCGGCGGCGGTAGGCATGGTGACCCTGGCTTTCCAGGCGTTCACTCTCCCGCGTCTTGCGCCGCGCCGGCCGGCACGCCTGCGCACTGTGCTCGAGGTGTTGCAGCGCCCAGGCATCGCCATGGGGATGTTCGGTTGTGTGCTGGTGCACAGCGGGCACTTCGCGATGTTTACCTATGTTCGGCCATTCCTTGAAGGGACTACCGGCATCGGCGCGCAAGGGCTGTCCCTGATGCTGCTGGGGTTCGGTGTGGCGAACTTCGTCGGCACGCTGTTGGCCGGCCGGCTGCTGGAGCGCCACCCGCTGGCCACTCTGGTGCTGATGCCCGCGCTGGTCGGCGTTGCAGCACTGGCGTTGGTGCTGTTGCCGGCCTCGGTGCCGGGACAGGCGCTACTGCTGGCGGTCTGGGGCATGGCCTTTGGTGGTGTGCCGGTGGCGTGGTCGAACTGGGTCGCCAGCGCGGTACCTGATCAGGCGGAAAGCGCCGGAGGCATGGTAGTGGCCTCTGTGCAGTCAGCCATCGCCACTGGCGCCGCCGCTGGCGGTGCAATGTTCAGCCTCAGTGGCAGCGCAGGCGTATTCGTAGCGGCAGCCGTGCTGATGCTGCTGGCCGCGTTGCTGATTGCCCTGCGTGTCCGGGTCACTTCTGCTCATGGCGTTCGCCAGTCCAAGCCCGCGCTGCACCTTTGA
- a CDS encoding chorismate mutase encodes MDNSDITRQLSAFRQTIDNIDAALIHMLAERFRCTDEVGLLKARHQLPAVDKKREQHQYERLTALAQEANLDTAFVQKLMQFVIGEVVDRHRQFAARHNPGLCEGAVLKPENTAV; translated from the coding sequence ATGGACAATTCCGACATCACGCGTCAACTCTCGGCATTCAGACAAACCATCGACAATATCGACGCCGCGCTCATCCACATGCTTGCTGAACGGTTCCGCTGTACTGATGAGGTCGGCTTGCTTAAAGCCCGACATCAATTGCCAGCGGTGGACAAGAAGAGAGAGCAGCATCAATACGAACGTCTGACAGCCCTCGCCCAGGAGGCCAACCTCGATACGGCCTTCGTCCAGAAGCTGATGCAGTTTGTCATCGGTGAAGTGGTCGACCGCCACAGACAATTTGCGGCCAGGCATAACCCAGGACTCTGCGAGGGCGCTGTCCTCAAACCTGAAAACACCGCCGTCTAA
- a CDS encoding methyl-accepting chemotaxis protein yields the protein MNIKQKLTWAFAAIACVPVILVAVLVVLNLREGALANFLDSSGREIRQIDNGMKQFFDGISQNVDYVAKDPRVVAAKDLKSYAGAEAAQIPLTQANKELLAIFDQFAKSHPSTAYLSLGLSDGGYASWPDDTKLNNYDPRVRPWYKAAIATPGATVRTGAYYWAPDDVTLIGTVRTVADAAGNILGVVGLDVSLKQLTELVRNIKLGDSGYLMLVEDNGNVLVDPSDAKHNFKPLADLGPNYAELAKGGDGVTQIEIDGVAYMANVVSSKGLGWRFIGLIKRDEVMADVTRLTWLIAAIAAALALVFAIVGASFASVIVRPIRGVADGLQEIAEGEGDLTRQLQVQGKDETASLAGWFNQFLGMIAQLVQRIGNASSDLQTAAAETSDVANNMNQAAGRQREAVELVSTAFNEMVATANEVARSCSAAATSADEGYRDVHDGQQHIGEATGSVLKLSEDLQKSTQTMQLLEQDSQNINTILDTIRSIAEQTNLLALNAAIEAARAGDQGRGFAVVADEVRALARRTADSTGEIDSLLGNLARRTQEVTQQMQGSLQVSHASVERIQQARDSFDKIRGSVDSIRDQNTQIATAAEEQHQVAEEINRHIAQIHADAQLVEGFAQSSQAGSGRLIDISGQLKGLVGRFKY from the coding sequence ATGAATATCAAGCAGAAGCTGACCTGGGCGTTCGCAGCTATCGCGTGCGTCCCGGTCATCTTGGTCGCCGTTTTGGTAGTGCTGAATTTGCGAGAGGGGGCCCTGGCCAATTTTCTCGACAGCAGCGGTCGTGAGATCCGCCAGATCGACAATGGGATGAAGCAGTTTTTCGACGGCATAAGCCAAAACGTCGACTATGTAGCCAAGGACCCGCGCGTTGTCGCGGCCAAAGACCTCAAGAGCTACGCGGGTGCCGAAGCCGCGCAAATTCCACTTACTCAGGCCAACAAAGAGCTGCTGGCGATATTTGACCAGTTCGCCAAAAGTCATCCGAGTACTGCTTACCTGTCCCTGGGTCTGAGTGACGGCGGCTACGCCAGTTGGCCGGACGACACCAAGCTGAACAACTACGATCCGCGCGTCCGTCCCTGGTATAAAGCGGCCATCGCCACGCCAGGCGCCACTGTGCGCACGGGGGCCTACTATTGGGCGCCGGACGATGTGACGCTGATCGGCACTGTGCGTACTGTCGCCGACGCCGCCGGGAATATCCTGGGAGTGGTTGGTCTGGACGTGTCGCTCAAGCAACTCACCGAGCTGGTGCGCAACATCAAGCTGGGCGATAGCGGCTACCTGATGCTGGTGGAAGACAACGGTAACGTGCTGGTAGACCCCAGCGACGCGAAGCACAACTTCAAACCTCTGGCCGACCTGGGGCCCAACTACGCCGAACTAGCCAAGGGAGGCGACGGCGTGACCCAAATCGAGATTGATGGCGTGGCGTACATGGCCAACGTGGTCAGCTCCAAAGGCCTGGGCTGGCGCTTTATCGGCCTGATCAAACGTGATGAAGTGATGGCCGACGTCACCCGCCTGACCTGGTTGATCGCCGCCATTGCCGCGGCATTGGCGTTGGTGTTCGCGATAGTAGGCGCCAGCTTTGCCAGCGTCATCGTGCGTCCGATTCGCGGCGTGGCCGACGGCCTGCAAGAAATCGCCGAAGGAGAAGGCGACCTGACGCGCCAACTCCAGGTGCAGGGCAAGGACGAAACCGCCAGCCTGGCGGGCTGGTTCAACCAGTTCCTGGGCATGATCGCACAATTGGTGCAGCGCATCGGCAACGCCTCATCTGACCTGCAGACCGCCGCCGCCGAGACTAGCGACGTGGCCAACAATATGAACCAGGCTGCAGGTCGCCAGCGTGAGGCCGTGGAGTTGGTGAGCACCGCATTCAACGAAATGGTCGCTACTGCCAACGAAGTTGCACGTTCGTGCAGTGCTGCCGCGACGAGTGCCGACGAAGGCTACCGCGACGTACATGACGGCCAGCAGCACATCGGCGAAGCCACCGGCAGCGTGCTCAAGCTCAGCGAAGACCTGCAGAAGTCGACCCAGACCATGCAGTTGCTGGAGCAGGACAGCCAGAACATCAACACCATTCTCGACACCATCCGCTCGATTGCCGAGCAGACCAACTTGCTGGCGCTCAACGCGGCGATTGAAGCGGCGCGCGCCGGTGACCAAGGCCGAGGTTTCGCCGTAGTCGCCGACGAAGTCCGCGCCCTGGCTCGCAGGACAGCCGACTCCACCGGCGAGATCGACAGCTTGCTGGGCAATCTCGCCCGCCGCACTCAGGAGGTAACGCAGCAGATGCAAGGCAGCCTGCAAGTGTCCCACGCCAGCGTGGAACGCATTCAGCAGGCGCGTGACAGCTTCGACAAGATCCGTGGCTCGGTGGACTCGATCCGCGACCAGAATACCCAGATCGCCACAGCCGCTGAGGAGCAGCACCAAGTGGCCGAAGAGATCAATCGCCACATCGCGCAGATCCATGCCGATGCCCAACTGGTCGAAGGCTTTGCTCAGTCGTCACAGGCTGGCTCGGGTCGATTGATAGACATTTCCGGTCAGCTCAAAGGCCTGGTGGGTCGTTTCAAATATTAG
- a CDS encoding nuclear transport factor 2 family protein gives MEQLTARLDALESRAAIESLINAYANAFDRIDASLLSGIWHEESTLDLPGFGQAGNRDEILAMAQNSWRQMPHMHHWMANPLIDIKGDSAVGTVAADCLFHDIEKGPVQVSGLYHDRFERRDGRWAFLSRRFELHFLTPLKDWVPVAGEEKYAPVEHQSLGKPSDS, from the coding sequence ATGGAACAACTGACCGCCCGACTGGACGCCCTGGAAAGTCGCGCCGCCATCGAGTCGCTGATAAACGCCTACGCCAATGCCTTCGACCGCATCGACGCCTCGCTCCTGAGCGGTATCTGGCACGAAGAATCAACACTGGATCTACCGGGTTTTGGCCAAGCCGGAAACCGTGACGAAATCCTCGCGATGGCGCAAAACAGCTGGCGCCAGATGCCACATATGCATCACTGGATGGCCAACCCGCTGATCGATATTAAGGGTGACAGCGCGGTGGGTACGGTGGCTGCGGATTGCCTGTTTCACGACATTGAAAAAGGCCCGGTGCAAGTCAGCGGGCTGTACCACGACAGGTTTGAACGTCGGGACGGAAGATGGGCGTTCTTGTCACGTCGTTTTGAACTGCACTTTCTTACACCTTTGAAGGACTGGGTACCCGTTGCTGGCGAAGAAAAGTATGCGCCGGTCGAGCACCAGAGCCTGGGCAAGCCCTCAGACAGTTGA
- a CDS encoding heavy metal sensor histidine kinase — protein MRSRRQPSLTLRSTVAFSMVAMLAVAGAGVYLYQTMKASVLVYSDHAVMGRLEHFRKLLHYELAIEKLRDSPQIFKNMLDSEDDIFIIEEPGQQPVIQVNPLNVTLPELPVIGQDTKLSVSDLRSGVTDSGTMLRAASVVTTSGGREVRLTAAHLMGKEMAMLAAYRERIYLAVALAFLATALLGYLVLRRGLRPLRKMAAHAAAITPERLHSRMDSSDTPVELQQLSDAYNAMLDRLARGYQRLTQFSADLAHEIRTPVGSLMGHCQVALRQRRSEDDYQALIASNLEELERISRIVESILFLARADEAHALVERQQLSLHDESQRIADYFEGLAEERRMTVQITGDGNVLADPLLLRRALSNLVANAVRYAYEGTEIQIRVMETPGGARIEVKNQGPVLSDETVGKLFDRFYRGDASRHQNSDSYGLGLAIVVAIMQLHEGHVRVEQPKPGVICFSLSFPGA, from the coding sequence ATGCGGTCCCGACGCCAACCCTCTCTGACCCTGCGATCGACCGTGGCGTTTTCCATGGTAGCGATGCTGGCCGTGGCCGGTGCAGGCGTTTATCTGTATCAGACGATGAAAGCCTCGGTATTGGTGTACAGCGATCATGCGGTCATGGGCCGCCTGGAACATTTTCGCAAGCTGCTGCACTACGAGCTCGCCATCGAAAAGCTGCGCGACAGCCCGCAGATTTTCAAGAACATGCTCGACAGCGAAGACGACATCTTCATCATTGAAGAGCCCGGACAGCAACCGGTAATCCAGGTAAATCCACTGAACGTCACGTTGCCTGAACTGCCCGTGATCGGCCAGGATACAAAGCTGAGCGTCAGTGACCTGCGTAGCGGCGTGACCGACTCGGGAACAATGCTGCGCGCCGCCTCCGTCGTCACGACGTCGGGGGGACGTGAAGTGCGCCTGACCGCCGCGCACCTCATGGGCAAGGAAATGGCTATGCTCGCGGCGTATCGCGAACGTATCTACCTGGCCGTTGCCCTTGCGTTTCTGGCCACCGCGTTGCTGGGTTACCTGGTACTGCGTCGAGGGCTGCGTCCGTTACGCAAGATGGCCGCGCATGCGGCAGCGATAACACCCGAGCGTCTGCACAGCCGTATGGACAGCTCCGATACGCCGGTTGAACTGCAACAGCTGAGTGACGCCTATAACGCGATGCTCGATCGTCTTGCCCGGGGTTATCAACGATTGACGCAATTTTCCGCTGACCTTGCCCATGAAATCCGCACGCCGGTGGGGTCGCTGATGGGGCATTGCCAGGTCGCCCTTCGCCAGCGCCGCAGCGAGGATGACTATCAGGCACTGATCGCTTCGAACCTTGAAGAGCTCGAACGGATCTCGCGCATCGTCGAAAGCATTCTGTTCCTTGCGCGCGCCGATGAAGCGCACGCACTGGTGGAGCGCCAGCAACTATCGCTGCATGACGAATCGCAGCGCATTGCCGACTATTTTGAAGGCTTGGCTGAAGAGCGGCGAATGACCGTACAGATAACAGGCGATGGAAACGTGCTCGCTGACCCTTTGCTGCTGCGCAGAGCCTTGAGCAACCTGGTGGCAAACGCCGTTCGCTATGCCTACGAGGGCACCGAGATTCAGATCCGGGTGATGGAAACCCCCGGCGGAGCCCGCATTGAAGTGAAGAACCAAGGGCCTGTGCTGAGTGATGAAACCGTGGGCAAACTCTTCGACCGCTTTTACCGCGGCGATGCGTCTCGCCACCAGAACTCTGACTCCTACGGCCTTGGCCTCGCCATCGTCGTGGCAATCATGCAACTGCATGAAGGTCACGTGCGTGTCGAACAGCCAAAGCCCGGGGTTATCTGTTTTTCGCTGTCATTCCCTGGAGCTTGA
- a CDS encoding NAD(P)-binding domain-containing protein codes for MKIGFIGVGSMTRAIIPLLIRAGHHVSAWNRSHAAIMDLEGVSVLESPSSAFQQEVVISLLADDAAVREVLLSSAALENADKACVHVVMSTLSPSLMVELQGMHDAIGMALVAAPVFGVPAVAASGELNILAAGSQLAVSTVQPLFDLLGKKTWYLGDQPEHACIAKIAGNMMITQAIQSLGEASGLVQRHGLTPSIFVNLMTQTLFACPSYQRYGQNIANNSFEPGFKLSLGLKDINLAIDAGRLKDLELPAADAVRSKMTSAVARGDGHKDWSVFATQTLTQSADHAQQPWRSAPIKRTRRGNFWVTGARVTQNGKNFQKGPMYVAWESPEHITQAYPVVLVHGGTLQGTEWLDTPDGRPGWAQRFLEAGFVVFRVDRPGHGRSPYHPDIMGPMGPAFSYERAREVYFPEGGGETQWPFESDDEAAFDAFIAAYGPMPADLAASQTLDADRLAELLDRIGKAIIVTHSASGPSGWLVADRRPDLIAGIVAVEPMGPVFGHTPGIGSLEWGLTAAPLTFDPPRETAEQVRTAEPSTLKIPGLQGVPVALMTGETSAFASYASSIVPFLRNAGANIHHLDLPALGIHGNGHGLIYERNSDSAFKVVMQWLEESLNMPDPA; via the coding sequence ATGAAGATTGGCTTTATCGGTGTGGGAAGCATGACCAGAGCGATCATTCCGTTGCTCATCCGGGCCGGCCATCACGTATCGGCATGGAACCGTAGTCACGCTGCGATTATGGATCTCGAAGGAGTAAGCGTTCTCGAATCCCCGTCCTCGGCCTTTCAGCAAGAGGTCGTCATCAGCCTGCTGGCCGATGATGCCGCCGTCAGGGAAGTGCTGCTGTCCAGCGCTGCTCTGGAAAATGCAGACAAGGCCTGCGTGCATGTCGTGATGTCGACTTTGTCGCCTTCACTCATGGTCGAGTTGCAGGGCATGCATGATGCAATCGGCATGGCATTGGTCGCGGCACCGGTTTTCGGCGTGCCCGCCGTGGCCGCGAGCGGCGAGTTGAACATCCTGGCGGCCGGATCGCAGCTAGCTGTCTCGACGGTTCAACCGCTGTTTGACCTGCTCGGGAAAAAAACCTGGTATCTGGGCGATCAGCCTGAACACGCGTGTATCGCGAAAATCGCCGGCAACATGATGATCACTCAAGCCATCCAGTCGCTGGGCGAAGCAAGCGGACTCGTTCAACGCCACGGACTGACACCTTCGATTTTCGTCAACCTCATGACCCAGACCCTGTTCGCCTGCCCCAGTTATCAACGGTATGGGCAGAACATCGCCAACAACAGCTTTGAACCGGGTTTCAAACTGTCTCTTGGCCTCAAGGATATAAATCTGGCTATTGATGCGGGCCGTCTCAAGGACCTGGAACTGCCTGCTGCGGATGCAGTGCGATCGAAAATGACGTCGGCAGTTGCCCGGGGAGACGGGCACAAGGACTGGTCGGTCTTCGCTACGCAGACACTTACCCAATCAGCCGATCATGCCCAGCAACCCTGGCGAAGCGCACCGATAAAACGTACGCGGCGTGGCAACTTCTGGGTGACCGGCGCCCGTGTTACCCAGAACGGTAAAAATTTCCAGAAGGGTCCGATGTACGTAGCCTGGGAATCCCCTGAGCACATCACTCAAGCCTATCCCGTGGTGCTGGTGCACGGCGGCACGCTGCAGGGCACCGAATGGCTGGATACACCCGATGGTCGCCCGGGATGGGCGCAGCGGTTCCTCGAAGCGGGCTTCGTAGTCTTTCGCGTCGACAGACCCGGCCACGGGCGATCGCCGTATCACCCCGACATCATGGGACCGATGGGGCCAGCGTTCTCCTATGAACGCGCCCGCGAAGTTTACTTTCCAGAGGGAGGTGGAGAAACGCAGTGGCCGTTTGAGTCGGATGACGAAGCAGCGTTTGACGCCTTCATTGCAGCTTACGGCCCCATGCCGGCTGACCTTGCGGCCTCGCAGACCCTGGACGCGGACCGACTGGCCGAACTGCTCGACAGAATCGGTAAGGCCATCATCGTTACGCATTCCGCTTCCGGGCCCAGTGGCTGGTTGGTCGCCGATCGTCGACCCGACCTGATCGCAGGGATTGTGGCAGTGGAGCCTATGGGGCCGGTATTTGGCCATACGCCGGGTATAGGCAGCCTCGAATGGGGACTGACCGCCGCCCCTTTGACCTTTGATCCGCCTCGCGAGACGGCGGAGCAAGTCCGCACAGCAGAACCATCAACCCTGAAAATTCCCGGATTGCAGGGCGTTCCGGTAGCGCTGATGACAGGTGAGACATCAGCGTTTGCTTCTTACGCATCCAGCATTGTCCCTTTCCTGCGAAATGCCGGTGCCAACATTCACCACCTTGATCTACCGGCACTGGGTATTCACGGCAACGGCCACGGATTGATCTATGAACGCAATTCAGACTCGGCTTTCAAGGTAGTCATGCAGTGGCTGGAGGAATCGTTGAACATGCCCGATCCCGCGTAA
- a CDS encoding SDR family oxidoreductase, which yields MFIYGSAAQPLTPLKMAALWFQSSHTIETEESDMSGKFANQVAVVTGASTGIGFAIAQGLIAEGAKRVYITGRSAATLEAAVAKLGDRVVAVISDVASQADLDKLKATIEARDDQLDSVFANAGICEKNPLGETTEAAYFNMFDINVKGVFFTVQTLMPLLKNGASIVLTASICSSNGMEGLSLYNASKAAVRSFARTWANELKGRKIRANVLSPGFTRTPLMDNGLKMSESDIAALRQHVEQITPLGYMAQPEEIASSALFLASADAKYVNGVELMVDGGLSQI from the coding sequence ATGTTCATTTATGGCAGTGCCGCTCAGCCCCTGACTCCTCTCAAAATGGCCGCACTGTGGTTCCAGTCGAGCCACACAATCGAGACTGAGGAGTCAGATATGTCAGGCAAATTCGCTAATCAGGTTGCAGTCGTCACCGGGGCATCCACAGGGATCGGGTTTGCAATTGCGCAAGGTTTGATTGCCGAGGGAGCCAAGCGTGTTTACATCACGGGTCGTTCTGCAGCCACGCTGGAGGCGGCGGTGGCGAAGCTAGGCGACAGAGTCGTAGCGGTCATTTCCGATGTCGCCAGCCAGGCTGATCTCGATAAACTCAAAGCTACAATTGAGGCGCGCGACGATCAGCTGGACTCAGTGTTTGCCAACGCGGGTATTTGCGAAAAGAACCCGCTGGGCGAGACCACCGAGGCGGCTTATTTCAACATGTTCGACATTAACGTGAAGGGGGTTTTTTTTACCGTTCAAACGTTGATGCCATTGTTGAAAAACGGTGCGTCGATCGTGTTGACGGCCTCTATCTGTTCCAGCAATGGGATGGAAGGACTGAGCCTCTACAACGCATCCAAGGCCGCAGTACGGTCCTTCGCCAGGACTTGGGCCAACGAACTCAAAGGTCGCAAGATTCGAGCGAATGTCCTGAGCCCTGGCTTCACCCGCACGCCTCTGATGGATAACGGCTTGAAGATGAGCGAGAGCGACATTGCCGCGCTGCGCCAACACGTCGAGCAGATCACTCCGCTGGGGTATATGGCCCAACCTGAAGAAATCGCCTCGTCGGCGCTGTTCCTTGCATCTGCCGATGCGAAATATGTCAACGGTGTGGAGCTGATGGTCGACGGCGGCCTGTCGCAGATCTGA